The Crocosphaera sp. UHCC 0190 DNA window GTTGGGTTGATGAGGGTGAGTTACTCATGATTGCCTAAGGGAAACTGTCTTAACTAATGTAACAGTTTGTTGCAAAAATTTAACGTTCTGGTCACTCTCCAGAGTTTAAGTAGTGGAAAGCCCACTTTTCTCAGGGTGGTTTATTCCTCCTCATTTCTAGGGTTCCCTAATTAGATAGCAAGCTTATCAAATTGTTAAAAACTCCATAACTAATCTGTTGACACTCCCCCGTTAAGCTCGCGCTGTAACGGGGAATTTTGAAGAAAAAGAAAACTCTGAAAAAACTCATCTGTTTAATTAATCTTCACTACGGGTTACATACCGTAAATAAGCCTCAACAAATTGTTCCAAACCACCATCCATAACCCCATTAATATCCGTTGTTTCTACATTAGTTCGTAAATCTTTTACCATTTGATAGGGATGGAAAACATAATTACGAATTTGCATTCCCCAAGCAGCTTCTACAATATCACCTCGAATTTCAGCAATTTCTTGGGCCCTTTGTTCTTGAGCAATCACTAATAATTTTGCCTTTAATAAAGTTAAGGCTTTTTCTTTATTTTGCAGTTGAGAACGTTCTTGAGTACAACGCACAGCAAGTCCCGTTGGTAAATGGACTACTCGCACAGCCGTTTCTACTTTATTAACGTTTTGTCCTCCTTTTCCTCCAGAGCGAGAAGTGCTAATTTCTAAGTCTTTTTCAGGAATATCTACCTTAACATCTCCTTCTTCTAATGCTGGCATGATTTCCACTCCAGCAAAGCTAGTTTGACGTTTTCCATTAGCATTAAAAGGCGAAATTCTTACCAGTCTATGGGTTCCTTTTTCTCCCTTTAAATAACCAAAGGCATAACGCCCTTCTATTTCTAATGTCGCTGACTTAATACCTGCTTCATCTCCTTCAGAAAGTTCCGTTAAATGGACCTTATAACCCTGTTTTTCGCCCCAACGGGTATACATTCTCAACAGCATTTCTGCCCAGTCTTGGGCATCTGTTCCACCGGCCCCCGCATTAATAGTTAAAACCGCCCCTTTAGCATCATAAATACCTGATAATAACCGTTGTAATTCCCAACGATCTAAAGTGTGGTTTAATTGAACAATATTATTCTCCGCTTCTTGACGTAAGGTCGGATCATCATCTAATTCTAATAATTCTGCGATCGCTTTGGCATCTTCTAACTGACTGCTCCACTGTTGATATTGTTCTAAGGTTGATTTAGAATCATTGAGATCCTGTAGAGTAGTTTGGGCGATTTCAGGACTATCCCAAAACTCTGGTTGAGCCGCCACATTTTCTAAATCTTGAATTCTGGCCTGAAGAGCGGGCAAGTCAAAGATATTCCTGGGTTTTCCCCAGGCGCGAACCGACAATTTCAATTTCTCGTTTTAGTTCTGCTGTTTCCATAGACCTCTAAACTGCGATGAGGAAATAACTCTATTCTATACGGTAATTAAATTGTAGGGGTCAACAGCCGTTGACCCCTACTGATACCTTCCCTAACGGTTACTAATCAGCTTACATCCCAGGTAAATTTAAGCCACTGGTAAGGGCTTCCATTTTTTCTCTCATGGTTTCAGTGGACTTAGCATAAGCATCTTTCATCGCGGCTGTCACTAACTCAGATAAGGCTTGAGGCCCTTTTTCCATGGCATCTGGGGAAATTTCTACCCGACGAGGTTCTTGGTTGCCACTCATTATTACTTTAACTAAGCCATCTTCGCTCATGCCTTCAATATTCATTTGCTCCAATTCTTCTTGGAGTTGTTGCGCTCCGGCCTGAACTTGCTGAGCTTTTTGAAACGCCTCTTGAAGTTCTTTTATTTTACCTAATCCGAACCCAAATCCTTTTCCTTTTTCTTGTGTCATATTCCTTGAATCTTATTAATTTCAATAATGATGAGTCAATGGCAGTCCCTGATGAGACTGGGTTCGTTGACAACAATCAACTCCTTTGTCACATTAGCATCTTTTGGCTAATCCTGACTCAACTAGGGGCAAGATGATGATTAAAAATACATTTGATCTGTATTAATTCATTAAGTATTGCAACAGCATCACTGAGAAGAGGGGGTCAACCTTTTAAGATTAAAAATTTAATGTCCCATCTCTCAGGAGAAACGTCTTTTATGTATTCTATGCTTGTTTTAGCGGCTGCTACTGTCCCCACTACCATTGAATGGAGTCCCAAAGTAGCATTGATCATGATTGTTTGTAATATCGTGGCTATTGCCTTTGGTAAACTCACCATTGCTAAACCCAGCGAAGGCCCTGCTTTACCTTCTCCTAATATGTTCGGTGGTATGGGAATCGGTGCTTTACTGGGAACCACTAGCTTTGGTCATATTCTAGGGGCTGGTGTTATTTTAGGTTTAGCTAGTTCAGGCGCTCTCTAATTCTCTGGCCCTCGATCAAAATGAGGCGACTGATGGAAGTTAGCCCTTGGCGGTTAAAATCAGCAGTCGCCCAGTGTTTTTTCTGAGATATCATTACAATTTGTTTTCGACCCCTTGGACTGGGTTACGCAATGACAGATAATGCAATAGAGTTGTTGTCAGCGTTACATCTACCAGGTTCTGGTGAGGAGGTTAGCTATGGTTAAAGCGATTCAATCCCCCACAAGATATACAATTGAAGTGATTAAAGATGAGGCGGCTCAATTAGTTCGTCAAAAGAAACTATATCGCCAACAGCCTATTTATACTCTCTGCCAGTATATTCCAGCCCGTGAATGGCCTGAGGTGGAATGTGAGCTAGAAAGATATGATTTTTTATTGAGAGATCCCATCATCGATCTCTTAAGTCAGGAAGAATGGAGAGAAGATTAAAGCCCCTTTTTTTGGTTGAGCAATTATAACAAGCCGTAACAGGGCCATTTCTCATCAAAGTGGACCCGTTACGGATTTTCGTTACCATTTTTGGCCAGGTTTGACATCTCAAGCAGATCAACCGTTGAAAATACCAAAACCTGAATACTCTTATTATTTTAGAAGTGTGAGTACCCCCAAGGGAATTCGAATCCCTGTCGCCTCCGTGAAAGGGAGGTGTCCTAGGCCACTAGACGATGGGGGCTTATATTTTTCAGACCTTTATAACTATAACAAGACTTTTTTGCTGTGTCAATAGGGTCTGGGAAATTTTTTGAGAATACTCATTCAACCCTGTCGCCAACGAGCCAACCTTTCTTGGGACTTGGCATCTAGACAGTTGAATAAAAAACGCCCTTGGCTGCGCTGACTGTTGCGTTGTTTGCGTTTGACTTGGGAGAAAGAAGTTTGAATGTCACTGGACAAGACTTGGGCAGACATCCATTCTGCCCCATAACCCACCACTGTTAACTGTTGATCTCGATCTGATGTGGCCACAATGAGACGAGGAGGGGCGGCAGTTTTACCATGAAAAAAAGACGCGCACACCTTTTCTATATAGGTGTCAGCCGTCTGCGTCCAAGCGGTAAAATAGATGGATAGGTGGGAAGAATGATGTTCGAGAGAGCAAGGACTCTTTTGGTATTGAGAGTCAAAGACAACTTGGGTTTTGTAACCTTTGTGGGCAGTATAGTTAATTAGGGCTTCCACTAATTCACGCCGCGCTTGTTCAAGTCCGTGGCGATCGCGGGTGTTTTTCAGGGAACACCAAGCACCAATTATGTTATAGCCATCGACCAATAGTAAAGGATAGTGGTGAGAATACATTGTTCTTGAGAGTGACCATAAATTGTTAACATTTTTAATCCAAACATTTTCTGATCCTAACAAATAATTGACGTTTATGGGGAAGTTTTTGCTAATAATCTAGCCTTAAGTTCTTGGGGATCACCTTGGGCGACGACTTGGCCGTCTTCGAGTAAAAATGCCCCATCACAGTGATTTAATTCTTCTAAACGATGTGTCACCCATAAAGCGGTAATGCCCCGACTTTTCACTAAATTCTGCACTTGAATTACTAATTCTCCTTGGGTGTCGGGGTCAAGGAGGGCGGTGGGTTCATCTAAGAGTAAAACAGAACAATGACGGGCGATCGCTCCGGCAATAGCAATGCGTTGTTTTTGTCCCCCACTGAGGGCATAAATAGGCCGTCTTTCTAATTCTAGGAGATTAACCGCGCTTAGGGCTTCTCGGACACGATAACGCACTTCTAGGGGGGGTAAATTTTCAGAGACTAACCCGAAGGCAATATCAGCCCCCACGGTGGGCATTACCAACTGGCGATCGGGGTTTTGGAAAACAAAGCCCACAGGTGGTGTCATTTCAATGGTACCGCTTTCGGGGGTTAGGAGGTTCGTGAGAAGTCGTAGTAACGTCGACTTGCCGCTGCCATTAGTGCCTAAAAGCATCCAAAATTCCCCTTCAGGGACAGCCAGAGAACAGGATTTGAGGACAGGAGCGTTTTCATGCCAGCTAAAGCTGATATTTTGGACGTTTATAGCAAAATTGGTCATAATCTAAACTTGAGGACAGGGGTTTTAATTGTTTTGTTCCGAACTTTTCCTGATTGGCACTTTAATTTGATATTTAGGTAGAGTGGAAATGCTGCCTCGAAAACCTCTTTTAGATGCCTTCAAGTTTTCATTAAACTCTTTTAATTTAGCGTTAATTGCTGCCAATTCATAAATCATTATACCGCCTAATCCCAATCCAATCTCAGTATACGAATCAGCCCGAAGTCTTGCTTCTTGGAGTAAATCACCAGATTGTTTAGCCGATTTAAGTGCGACAAAATCATAAAGCCCAATTGTAAAAGAAACAAGGGCAATAAGTATCCAAAAATCTCGCAATTTTAACATTAGTTTCTTTTGAACTCATTACCTCAATTTTAACAAGAGAAACCAATTTTATTGTGTTTTTGCAATAATCAGCAAAGTTGCCAACATCTTAATCAATTATAAATAAACCAACCCCAGGGAGACAATCAACCAAGGGTTTGTTAAAATTCAAGAAGCATTGGCAAACTAAATCTCCCCACCTATGTTTGAAAACTGTCTAATTTGTACGGATTTTGCCGATGGCCTTCATCGTTTAGTTGATTTTGTCCCTCAACTAGCGATTAATGGTCTGAAGCGCATTGTTTTCCTTCACAGTATCTCTGTTTGGCAAGGAGACAAAGCGGCTAGTGTTGATGAGGAAAAAATTGCAGAGGCCAAAAAGCGTTTGGCCCCTGCTTTAGAAAAGGTTCCCCAAGGGGTAGAGGTAAAAGTTGAGGTACGATTAGGAAACCCCAAAGACAGCATTTTGCAGTTAATTGATATTTATAAGATTGATGTGGTATTTACAGGAATGCCTATTCACAATACCTTAGAAGCGCGAATTTTTGGCAGTCACACCCTAGAGTTAGCCCCCTCAACCCCTACCCCCTTAATGATTCTTCGTCCTCAATTAATTTCCACTTATACTTGTGAAGAATTAGCCTTACGCTGTCAACATTTATGGCGTTACTTATTAATTCCCTATAATGATGGCAAATCTGCCCATTATTTGCTGGAAAATATCAAAAAAATGGCGCAAGAACAGCCCAATAATGGATTTAAACACTGTTTATTATTTTGGGTGATTGATGATGGGGGACGCAATCAAGAATTAACTGAATATCATCTTCAAGAAGCGCAAGAGAAGTTAAACCAAGTTAAGGCAGAACTAGAGACTTTAAATCTAAGCGTTAAAACCGAAGTACGTCAAGGCAACCCCTTACAGGAAATCTTAGATGCGGCCCTACACTATGATATTAGTGCGATCGCCATTGCTTGTGATTATCGCAGTAATATTTTAGAGTGGACAGCCCCTAGTCTAGCCAATGATGTCTTAAACCGTAGTTGGTTTCCTGTTCTTTTCTTCTCCCCGAAAAAATAGCTAAAATTTAGACGCAGTACGGGAAGTGGTATAAGCTGCTTTCAGTTTATTGACAATGCTAGGCTTAAGCTTTTCAAACTCCTGTTTTAACATTCGTTTGGTGATTTGGGGTTTGCCTCCTCGTAGCAGTTGACTTTTATCAGCCCATTCCTGGAGGTTTTGGCGTTGGTTAGGGGCGATAGTGGTGTTTAAAACGTGTTGACAACGTTCTCCCTTTTCCAAAGCAAAGAATAAAATACAATAAGAGCCTGATTCTCCCAATAATCGAGCAAACCGTTGGCCTGACGAAGTTTTTAAATCTAGATAACAGGGAAGCCATCTGGGGCCATATTCACGGTGGTAAAGAACCGTAATCCAGAGAATCATGGGATGGGGACTGGTAATAAAGACAAATTGATTATAACGAATACTCGACATTCGATTAGCAATATCTTCCTCATTCAACATCACCCAGAGACTGGCAAAGGCTCCTTCGTTAGACCGTAAGACATGGGGAAAGACAATTTTTTGCTGAGGTTTATCCTCTGGCCAGGTCATTTTTAAGCAGACATCATCAACTTTTGGTAAGGTTTTTTTACTGGCCGGTTTATCAACCACCATAGTTGAGTTGGCCACCAGGGTTTCTTGTTGAGATTCCGGTTGACTGGGTTCTAACTTTTCTAACCCCTGTAATAATTCTGTAACGGTTTGAGGGCGTTCATCAGGGGCTTTAGAAAGACATTTAAAGATGAGACTTTCCAGTCCGGAGGGCAGACTAAGTTTCGGGGGAATAGGTTTAGGTTTTGCGTAGTGGTGGGCTTCATACCAACCGCCAAAGGAGGAATTTTCGGGAAAAATGGGCATTTCTCCGGTAATCATTTCATACATCATCACGCCCAAACTATAGATATCTGAGCGACTATCGAGTTCTTTTCCTTCAATTTGTTCAGGGGAACAATAGGCCAGGGTTCCCATAAATGACTGAGTTTGAGCTTCTCCTGATTGTACTAATTTGGCAATACCAAAATCGAGAATTTTGACTAATTCCCCTAAAGCTGGATCATGGGTGACGAGAATGTTACTCGGTTTAATATCACGGTGAATGATAGGACACATTTCCCCTTCAAACATAATGCCTTTGTGAGCGCATTCCAGTCCAAAACAAATTTGCCGTGTTACTTTTAAAAATCGGGATAGGGATAGGGGGCGAAACTTAATCACTTCGCTCAGACTTTCCCCATGAAGAAATTCCATCACATAAAAAGGAATTTCTTTTTCATCTACACCATAATCTCGGACTCGAACAATATGATTACTTTTTTCCCCTAATAGGGCAGAAACGGTCGCCTCTCGCTCAAAACGTTCCCGCATCCGATTATTTAGCAAAGCTTGGGACAAGAATTTTACGGCAACAGTGACACCACCAAGTAATTTATCTTCAGCGCGATACACTTGACCCATCGCACCACTACCAACCAGATCGATCAATTGATAACGGTTAGCCAACAAACGGCGGTGATGAGCATCTTTCACGGTAACTGGGCGACTCATAATGTTTCATCAAGGATTCGGTAGGGTGAGTAATTAGGGGCTAGGAAAAAGAGTTATTTTAGGAGAAAACCCTGTTAAGGTTGGCGTTCTAGGGTGGCTTCCATGGTACTGGTCAGGTAATGACCGGCCAGGATGCCACTGGAGAAGTGATAAGTATTATTATTGAGGCGGTAGAAGGTTTCAAAGCCACTGCGTCGTTGGCGATCGCCTAAAACCCAATAGCGTTGGATAATGGACTCAGGGCCGATCCAACCTTCCCCCTCTACTTTTCCGAGTAAGCTTTGCTGAAGAACATAGGTGTACTGGCGTTCCTCCCCATCTAAGCGACCCCGGTATTGAAAGGAGATTTCAGGGCGATCGCTGCCTGGAAACACCAGTTTTGTGACCATGGTGAACCAATTATCCTGACTCCAGGCCACGATACTCCTACCTTTGACGGGTAGGGGCAATTCACTGCGTTCTAGCCAATTTCCTTCAATCGTCCAGCGTCCACTTTCCATTAAAAAGCTATGGGTCAAGATACCACTCCTTAATCTCCTAACAATTTTGATCGAGATCCTCTGGGGACAGGGTAACTCTCAGGTTTCTCTACTTTAGATTTCCCGAAAATCACAGAAAACTAACAGTTTCTTAAAATTCATTGTTTTAATGCCTCAATCCCATATTATTGTAGGGGTTTAACAGTGTTAAACCCTTGAACATTCATCTTTAAAGAGGAAGATGAATTTCTCCCAGTAACATTGCTTGTTTTGCCCCTGTCACCTTCGGTAAATTGCCTGGAACACCACTGAAACGCCAATAAGCTAAGACGGCAAAGGCGATCGCTTCTTTAAAATCACTGTTCATGCCAACTTCATCAGTGATTTTTACTGTGGTTGAATCAGGACAATGATATTGAATCCTCTCTTTTAAGTATAGATTGCGACTGCCTCCGCCACACAATAATATTTCATCGATGGGTTCTTGAATAAATTGATAATAACTATCAGCAATGGAAGCAGCCGTAAAATCGGTAATGGTGGCTAAAAAGTCGGTTTCTGATAACTTTTCTGTTTGTGCATCTTGCCAACATTTTTCTAAATAGTCTGGGCCAAATAATTCTCTTCCGGTAGATTTGGGGGGTATTTGTTTAAAGAAGTCCTGAGCTAACCATTGTTTAATTAATCTTTGATGGGGGGTTCCTTTGGCGGCCCATTCGCCATTTTTATCGTAGGTTTTTTGACCATTGGTTAGTTTCTGAACCGTGAGGTCAATTAAGACATTACCTGGCCCTGTATCCCAGCCAATAATATTGGTTTCCCAGTCTTTTTGTTGATGGGGAGGTAAATAAGTAACGTTACCAATTCCCCCAATATTTTGTACACAACGATGATATTTTGGATGACTTAAGACATAAGCATCTATTTTTGAGACTAAGGGCGCACCTTGTCCTCCGGCGGCGATATCTGCTACCCGCAAGTTACTAATCGTAGTAATTCTTGTTAAATTAGCAATCATTTCTCCTCTACCAATTTGTAAACTATAACCTAATATTTCTTTGGTTGGTGGACGATGAAAGATTGTTTGTCCATGGGAACCGATTAATCCTGCGGGGGGATTATTGGCTTTAATTTTGTTGACAGCTTCGACAAAAGACAAAGCGATCTCATCATCTAATTGGGCTAATTCTTCCATTGATATTGATTTTCCCCCACATACTTCTAAGATTTTATTTCTGATTTTTTCAGGATAAAAATGGGTGATTCCCGATAAAAATTTTATGTTTAAATCAAGTTCTTTACCTGTAATTTCAACGAAAGCGGCATCAATTCCATCCACAGATGTGCCACTCATTAACCCAATACAATACATAAATTTACATTTCCTAATTATAGTTAATAATTAATAGACGCTAAAATAAAGATAATAGTTCACCTAGTAACCAAAAATGACAGACTCAGGGTTTAATTTTGATTTGATGCAAGAAATTATTAAGGATGAACAATGGGAAAAAATACCTAAATTTTATCGGGATAAAGTGGAAGCTTTACTTAATAAAAAATTAGTAGGTTATTTTGACACTATTTTTAAAACATTAGAGAAACAAAGAAACAAAGAAACAAAGAAGTAAGAATTATTGACAAAATTGATGGAATAGCAACAGATATCAGCCTGGTTTCTAGACATTTTTCTAAACTTGATGCCTTTACTTATTATTTATTAATATTGATTCTATAAAGAAAAGGCTGTCTACAAAGCCTTATAATCCTTGGTAATAGAACTACTTTCTTTAATGTAACAACGGTAAAAATAAAGTAACAAAATAGTAAACCAAAGGGGCAGTAAATACATAACTATCAGTTCTATCTAAAATGCCTCCATGGCCGGGAATTAACTGTCCTGAGTCTTTCACCCCCGCATCTCGTTTCATCATGGACTCAGTTAAATCACCCAATAAGCTGACAATACCAATTAATACCCCTAATAACATTCCTGTCATATACCAATAGGGCCATTCTAAATACCAAGCCCCCAATTCAGCAATTAAAATACTTCCTAACAAGCCAAAAATTGCCCCTTCAACAGTCTTTTTTGGACTAATATCGGATAAGCGAGTTTTACCCAACCATTTACCCATAATATAAGCCCCAATATCTGCGGCCCAAATACACCCAAAAGCCAAAAAAGTTACAGTTAAAGCAGGGGGAAATAATTTAGGTTCTACCCAAGATTCTGGCCAATATCCCATCAAGGATAAGTTACTAAAATTACTGCTGGCAATATCAACTGTGGGGACAGTTTGAGCAAGTCCTACCCGTAATCTTACCCAATAACTCGGTAAATATCCGCCATAAAATAACCCCAAAACAGAGGTAGAAATATCAGCAATGGTGGCAAGTTTGGGTTGAAAAAGCAGATAAAAGCAAATTAACGCCCCCGTTAAGGGAAATAAAGCATCTGTTAAATGGGGGGCGATCGCAGCTATTACTAATAATAACTGAGACACAACTAGGGTGGTTTTGGCAGCGGGGGCGATACCTTTGGCCCTAACCAATTGAAAATATTCTAATTGCCCCAAAAAGACGATAATACAAAGTCCTAGGGTAAAGTACCATCCCCCAATAATCAGCATTCCGAGGGCCAGGGCAATGGCGATAATTGTAGTGATAATTCGAGTCCAGGGCATAAGCTAGGATAAGATAGGGTGAGGAAGAGGGGCAAGATATGTTAAGAATTCCTTATAAAAGGTTAACAAGTCCCACCATTTTAATTGTATAAAATTCCTGGAATTCCTGGTAGTTGCACCTTTGTCCATGGTACAAAACGTTAAAATTTTTCTCCACTGAGAATAAAAATGGGATCGACAGCAGCTAAAGTTTGATGCACCCCCCTGGTTTCTAAACGGTTCACCCCTGCTTGAACAACCTCGATATTACGCGCTTGTAGTGCCGCGAAGCCCTCTGAAATGAGATAAAGGGTTTCTAAGTTGGCCGCTGTGGCCACCAGCCTTCCTTCGGGCTTTAAATGTTGCCAGACTTGGGTTATGATCTCTTTGATGGGACTACCGCCTTCAATACAGACGCGATCGGGTTGGGGTTGGAGTTCACTGAGACAGTCGGGGGCGTTGCCTTCAAAAATCGTTACATTATTGACCTCAAAGCGATCGCAGTTACGACGAATTAATTTAGCTACATCTTCATCCCTTTCTACAGCAATAATAGTATTTTCGGGACATAATAAGCCAATTTCTACGGGAATGGTTCCAGTACCAGCCCCAATATCCCAGACTACCGAGTCTTTTTTTAATCTTAGAGCAGAAATGAGCAGTAAGCGCACTTCTCGTTTACTGAGGGGAATACCTGGTAAACGTTCAAAGAGGGTGTCAGGAATACCAGGGGTTTTGTAGGGCCAAAGCATAGTGATCATAAGACTGATTTTTCTTTCCTATTTTCTCTTAAATTTTGTTGATTGTTTCTAACATTTTATTACTTTTATTTTTCTGAGATTAGGATCTGATAATAATTCCGTTCCATAAGGTTTCTAAACCAGTTCCAGCTGTCCTAATCATAAACTTTTCTATTAATCTTTGTTGCTGTTCGGGTGAAAAATAATTTTCCCAGTCTCCAACTTGTCCTTTACGAATAAATGGGGGCATATTTTCAGGGCGTTTACTTGACCAACGTTGTTGATCTTTTTTCATGTTTTCTAAACTACTATTAATGATGATTTTGTTCAGAATTTCCTCATTTTTAATTCTATCTTTGTAGGCTTTTCCTAAAAAATTAATTATGTCTATAATAGCATTTTTTGGCTCTATTTTCATATTTTCGTAGGTTAAAAACAAAACATTATGCTCATCTTTATGTTTATACCAAGGTACTAAATGATCAAAATAATCTCCAAAGTCTACTTCTCCCTTAATAAAACATTCAAAAAAATCCTCAAAACTCCCTTCTGCAAAATTATAATGTTTAATAAAGCCTCTGGTATGATGATAAAATGAAACGGCACAATCAAAAGGGTTTCGTGCAATATAAATATATTTTGCTTGTGGATGATAAGGGGTTAAATTATAGGGAAAATGGGTTTTAATTACTCTCGGTTGGGGTAATATTTCAATCTTTTCTTTGCCAACTTCTTCTAAATGAGGAATATCATCTTCTATTTTTTTTGATGCTGATAAAGGTTCGCCATTATGTTGAATTAACCAGACAATATATTGTGTCCAAGTGGTTCCACATTTAGGATAAGTTACAATAAAAATGTCTGAAGGTTGCGCTTGATAATTTAGTGCTGAGGTAAATCCTTCTATGGGAAATCCCATGGGCATCCGAAATCCATTATGATAGTAATAGCTGGGTTTTTTCATATTTTTTTTATTCTGTTTTTGATGCCTAAATCTTTCCCTAAAGTGCTATCAGAAACCTCAATTAACCAATAAATATCTTCAGGATAAGGATGATGATTTAGATATAATGTATAAGGAGAACGAACCACCGCAATATCTGGTTCTGGTTCCGAGTCTGTCAGAGTAATGGGGTGTCCTTCTCTAATGACTGCTTGCGTTCCTAAAATTGAACGAAGATAGGTAACACCGATATGATTAATTGAAGTATGTATTGGACCTTCTGGACTCATTTGTAGTATCTCTCCTGCAATTAACTCACAAGAGCGATCGCTTAATATTCCCGCTTCAATCATTTTATGGTAATCTTCCAGTGACCATTTAATAAGTGTGTCCATAATTGCTATTAACTCATTTTACTTTTTATGTTAACAAATTTAGGGAATGTTGCCATTCTTTGCTAAACTATGAATCAGGGGAATTAAGGGATTTATTAAAATCATGGCAAATCGAGAACATTTGGCACTGTTAGAAAAAGAGATAAACTGGTTAACCTGGCGACAAGATAACCCAAAAATTACACCAGATTTAAGAGATATTGATTTAAGCAAAAAAAACCTAGAAAAAGCTTATTTATTTGGAGCAAATTTAAACAAATCCAATCTTCAACAAGCTATATTAAATCACGCTAATCTAGAAAACTCTGATCTCTCTCAAGTGAATTTAAGTGAAGCAAATCTCAATTATGCTAACTTGCAAAATAGCAATTTAATCGGTGCAAATTTATCTCAAGCAAGCCTCAATTATGCAAATTTATCTCAAGCTAATTTAATTGGAACATCCCTACGAAATGCCCAAATAAAAGGGGCTGATTTTAGTCGCACTCACCTTAACCGTACTAATTTAAGTGAAGCTTTGGGACAAAATACAAACTTTTGTGAGGCAGATTTAAGTCAAGCAATATTATACGAAGCCGAATTGCAAGGAGCCTATTTTTACCGTGCTAATTTATCACAAGGGCAACTGATTCAAGCTCACTTATGTCAGGCCTATTTATTCAGAGCTAATTTAACAGAAATTAAAGGCGATCGCTGCGATTTAAGATGGTCTAATTTAACCCAAGCTAACTTACAAGGGGCAAATTTAGCGGGTGCAAATCTCAGAGGAGCTAATTTAAGCTATGCAGACTTAAGAGGAGCTAATTTGCAAGGAGCGAACCTGCAGGGGGTAATTTTCATTGGGACTAATTTAGATGGGGTTAATTTGAAAAATTAAGTGGCGATCGCCAAAATGTTACTTTTACAAAGTTGTACACAAAGTTGTACATTGCGCTGACACTATCGTATACATCCCCTTTCTACAATGAAAGAATAGTAGAGCTTAACGGACTGTTAACCTCTACATGAAACTTGCTTAATGATTTGTACATAAGGGACATAAATAATGAAGAACGCAATTTCAACCTTAATTGGGGCTTCAGTAATTGCTGCTACAAGTATCCTGTCTTTCTCTGCTAGTGAAGCTGGAGCAACGACATTAAATGTCACAACAGCTGGATCTTCTGGCACTCTAGGTGATGCCTACTTCCAGCAGGTTAGTGACGGCGTTCCAGCAGGAACTGGGGCCATTGATTCATTTTTGCGGATTCAAAACAACGGTACTG harbors:
- a CDS encoding pentapeptide repeat-containing protein — translated: MANREHLALLEKEINWLTWRQDNPKITPDLRDIDLSKKNLEKAYLFGANLNKSNLQQAILNHANLENSDLSQVNLSEANLNYANLQNSNLIGANLSQASLNYANLSQANLIGTSLRNAQIKGADFSRTHLNRTNLSEALGQNTNFCEADLSQAILYEAELQGAYFYRANLSQGQLIQAHLCQAYLFRANLTEIKGDRCDLRWSNLTQANLQGANLAGANLRGANLSYADLRGANLQGANLQGVIFIGTNLDGVNLKN